CTCTATCAGGCAGAGTTATGGTCAACTCTTGCAACTCTGCTTTGTAAGGACAGGTTCGTTGACCAGCCACTATTTTCCATTATGAACAGAATAATCGGAAAAGAAGGTCTTTGTCAAGGGGACTGGCAACAATTAATCGAAATAGCCTGGAAAAAAGTTTTATTTAATCAGTTTCACGATATCTTGCCAGGGACATCTATCCCTGAAGTCTTCACCGAGGCTAACCAGGACTGGTCAGACGCGATCGCAATTGGCAAGAATATATTACACAATGCTTTAGGTGCGATCGCCTCAAGCATTAAGCTACCAACACCACCTCAAGCAGACGCGCAACCTCTAGTTGTGTTTAATTCTTTGAACTGGAAGCGATCGCAGGTGGTAACTATCGAAGGCTCTAAATCTAGAGTATATGATTGCGAGGGGGATGTGGTGCGATCGCAATTAATCAAAGACAATCAATTAGTTTTCTTAGCTAAAAATATTCCATCTATAGGCTATCGTTTATTCTGGCTGTGTAGTAATCATAATTCTTTGACAAGTAAAGCTTTAGAACAGCAAAATTACGTTTTAGAAAATCAATATTTGCAAGTGGTTGTCAACCCTGATACTGGCAATTTGGATAGTATTTATGATCGAATAAACAATAAAGAAATACTTAGGGATTCAGGTAATGTAATTCAAGCTTTTGAAGATCGAGGACAATACTGGGATGCTTGGAATATCGATCCAGAATATGAACAAAAACAATTATCGACCACAGAATTAGAATCAATTGCCTGGATAAATGTTGAATTAATAAAAGGTATTAGAGTAGTAAAGAAACTAAACAACTCAAAATTTATTCAAGACTATATCTTAGAACCAGATTCATCTATTTTAAAAATAAATAATACGGTCGATTGGCAAGAAACTCATGTGATGGTTAAAATTGCTTTCCCTTTGAATATCAAGAGCAACTATGTAACTTATGAAATACCTTGTGGAGCAATAAAAAGAACTACCCAACCCCAGACAGCAGAAGAAAAAGCCAAGTGGGAAGTGTCAGCATTAAATTGGGCAGACTTAACTGATAACGATGGTAAATATGGCGTAAGCTTGCTCAACGACTGTAAATATGGTTATGATGCCAAACCCGATCTATTGCGCTTAACTTTATTGCGTTCTTCTGTCTGGCCAGATCCTCAAAGTGACAAAGGTACTCATCACTTTACCTATGCTATTTATCCCCACGTAAATGACTGGAAAAAAGCAAAAACAGTGCAAAAAGGTTATGAACTAAATACGCCGTTGCAGACAATAATACCAGCTCAAAATAGCTTGAACAATCAACAAAATAATCAGTTATCCCCGAGCCAAGAGCTATTAAATTTATCGGCAGATAACTTGGTTTTAATGGCATTTAAGCTAGGTATCGATCGGCAGCCAATTATGCGCTGTTATGAAGCTCATGGGGAGAAAACTAAACTAACTTTTAAGAATAATATAGATTTACAGATTGATAGTTTTATTAATTGCTTAGAAGAAAAACAAGATATTAATAGCATACATAATTATAAAATTCAACCATATCAAATTGTATCTTTAAAATTTAGAGTTTAACAAAGCCGTTTATGAAAGCAGCTTTAATCTGTGACTTGAACAGTAAGGAAAAAAGTCTATTAAAAGCTAATATTAGCTTTTAATAGTATTAGTATGTTTCATACCTCAATTCAGCAACGTTCTTTAAGTTACCCTAATATTTCTATCAGCTTTTTCATGCTTCTGATTGACGTTTATACGCTCACTGCTGACATTTATATTTAAAAGATCACAATACTGTTGAGCAATAATTTGAGGTATAAAGTTTTGCTTCATATAGACACGTCCAGCATGACCCATTTGTGCAGCCAATGCAGAATCATCAGCTAGTTTCATAATAAAATTTGCCAGATCTTTACTGTGATTATTATTAAAATAAGCTCCACAGTTAGCATTATCAATTAATTCACGCAGATAAGAATGAGGTTCACATATAGCCGCGATCGCTTTTCCCGCAGCCATAATGCCATATACTTTACTTGGGGCAACAACTCCTTCTAAACCAGGTGCGATCGTTACTAGGGCTAAATCACAGGCAGTTAGAGAATAGGGCAAGTTAGTTCTGTCTTGATATGGCAAAAAGATACAGTTGTTTAAGTTTAATTCGGCTACCGTTTGGCGGCATATTTCATGTTTAGTTCCCGCACCAATAAACACAAATTGTACTGGTTGGTCTTTGAGTAATTTGATTGCACCCAAAATTGTATCTAAATCATGACAAAGACCCAAATTTCCAGAATATAAAACTGTAAATTTTTCATTTATTTTATGTTGTCCAGCAAACCAATTATTTTGTTTCGCCAGAGGTTTAATCCAATCTGCATCCGCCCAATTATGAACAATAGAAACCTTTTCAGCCAGGCTGGGATGTTTGGCGACAATTCTTTTTTTCATGGTTTCACTTAGCACCACTACCTTTTTGCTTTTTCCCCAAACAATAGCATTTACTTTATTCCATAATTTAGCAATGAAACTAATTTCAGAAATTATCTTTAACTCTATAACTGCGTCAGGATATAAATCGTAAACTAAACAAACATAATCAATTTTAAATAGCAAATTAGCCAAATAACCAATGACTAAAAGAAAAGGTGGTGCAGTAGTCAACAAAATTACATCGTTTTGGCGAGCATTTTTTAATAAGTATAAAGCCGATCTAAAAGTAAATATTAGACCATTCAGGGTTTTTCCACGGATTCTTTGTGACCAAATTTTAGTAATTCTAGTACGTTGAATCTGAACATTATCTTTGATTTCTAAATTTGAAGCTTGCTTTTTTTCAAAAGCATACCCAGGTTGCCCTGTAAAAACTTTTACTCGAACATTTTTTTCTCCTAAATGTTTGGCTAACTCTTCAATTAGTTGACCTGTAGCAGCATAATCTGGTGGATAAAACTGCGTAATAATCAGGAGATTAAATTTTCTAGATACTAATTTGCTTGTTTTAGTTGTATTGCGAAAAGCTTCAGCAAATAGCTTTTTAGTTTTTTTAGACCAAAGTTTAGATATTTTACGCACTACGTTTATTGTTAATGACTGTAGGAATATATCAAAAGAAATACTTATTTTATTATTCCCAAAACATCCCAATTTCTATCAGCCAAAAACAACATATTTACTAAAACACTTACAAGCTTGATGTCTTATAAAGTACGCTATTAAATTACATATTTATAAAATATAGGTAGCTGGGTGAAATTAAATATAAAATGGTGATCAAAATATATTCGTCCAATCCAAATGAGTGATAACTGGCAAGCGTCGCAAGTAGAAAACAAAATTGGCATTAATTTTAAATACGATCAAACCCTTCGCTTGGCTCTAATTCATCCTTCCTATGCCAAGCAACTTAATGAGCCTGAGATTAATAATCAGCGTTTGGAATATCTTGGTGAAACGATTTTAAATTTAGTCGTAGTTGATTATCTTTTCTGGAACTTTTCCCATTTTCAAGTTGGTAAGCTCAAGGCGTTGCGGGATAAGATTATTGAAACAGATAGGTTGACTACACTTTGGTACGATCTTCAGCTTGGGGAGGCATATCCATTTTTAGCTTTAGCAGAAGAAAGACACCGCCTGAGGGTTAAACAAAATAATCCTTTTGAAAAGGGATTCAAGGCTTTAATTGGCGCAATATTTATCGATCGCGGTTTTTCTCAGACACGCAACTGGCTGCACAAACGTTTGATTGTGCCAATGCTAAAAAAATATTTAAAACCAGAGTTAGAGCATTCTGCCACCGACAAGCATTTACAGTTTTTAGGTGAAGCTTTACTACAAGCGGTAGCAGTAGATTATCTGTATCATCATATTCTTCAGGCAAATCCGACTAAGTTAAAACCTCTGACGAAAAAAATAACTTCCAAAGATAGTCAAAATAAATACCTAAAGCAGATCTCAGAATCAGACTGGTCAAAAATTGTGCCAGAAAAAGATAAACCTAAATCTTTTAAAGACTTGCTTGCCGCAATGTATCTTTATTTAGATAGGGAAAACAGTAAGAGCAGCTTTCGTAAAACTAGTAGTTTCTTTGCCGAAAAATGCTTAGAAGATGACGAAATCATGGAAACAGCGATCGCTTTGTTGCTCAAAGATGGTAAGCCTCAAAAATGGATTATTCACCAGGTGATGGGCTATCCTAGCAACAGATACAACGAGGGACGAGAAAAATTTTACAGATTAACAGGACAATCAGCAGAATCGAACTAACTTAAATTAATTATTTCGATAGTCTGGACAATCAATTGCCTGCTCGGTATTGGCAACATGAGGATTTACGGTACATTTGAGACGATAATCCCCAGTAAAAAAACGGCATTTAGTACAGGGGATCTGGTGCATTTCTTTAGCTCTGGCTACCGTATCCATAACAAAACTTAGCAAACTCCAGGCAACAAGTCCTAATATAGAACACGCTCCAATAAAACGGAGTTGGAGCATTACTGGTTTAAACAAACTGGCAAAATGAACAGCGAATTGAAACACAGCTAATAGCAATCAATGAACTTAGTTTATTAAGTCATTATTATGACACATATTAAATTTATTAAATTGACAAATCTAATATTAGGTCAAGAAATATTAATTAAATTCGACTTTTGATAATTTGGAATATCTGCATGATTTGTTGCTTATTGAAAGTTTTTAACAACGCCAATGCTGCGCCCTGGGGATCTTTGGGTATAGATACTGTACCAACTACAGCACCAGCAGTTCCCCCAGCCGATGCTGCTAGCTGCTGTAGATTTCGACTAGGAACTAATTTATTTGTTTGACCAGAGTTTAAATAGTCTCCCGCCTGCTTAATTTCTTTGATAACTACCTGGGCGATAGTATTGTAAGGATATTTCTTATTAGTAATTGCTGTTTGAGTTGTAGATACCAGCTTTTGCCAATTTGCTTCATTAGGAGCTATTTCACCCAGCTTTTTACAGGCAATATGCAGTTTTTGTCTGCTTTCTGGGCTATCTGGCTGCTTAAACAATAGCAGCATTTGTTTGAGGATTGTGGTTACTTTTTGGCTAACATCAGCATTTTCTGCTGAACTACCTAATAGTAGCTGTTGAAGATATTGATCTAATAGAGCAAAATTAGATTCTGCCTGCTTCAAAATTTCTACAGCATCTCGATCGCTAAAATCGGCAGAGTTTTCTAGACGTTCAATTAGATCTTGAAGATGATCGTAGCCATTAAGGAACAGTGTTTCCAGCTTTTGATCGACATCTACAGGATTGTCTTTAAGAATTTTAAAAGAATCTTCTAAACGATGAGCAGTTTTTTGAATACTTGTATAACCCAGCATTGCAGCACCACCTTTGACTGAATGAGCAGCCCGAAACATTTCATTAACAGTTTCTGCATCCTTTACAGATTTTGCTAGCTGTAAAATGCCTTGCTCTAAGGTTTGCAAATGTTCTTTCGCTTCTTCTATAAAATATCCTAGAATCCTTTGCTGATTAGCTGTATCCAAAGCTTCTATCCCCCGTTTTTTGAACTTCGTAAAAGTGCATATATAAAGCAATATAAAGACAAGTTTATCCCAGACTACTTAAATTGGGTAGTTGATCTTCAATATCCAATGAAGATGAATCACGATTTAACCAAAATGAGCTAATTCCTGCATTCTTTGCTCCTTGATAATCTTCAATCAGACTGTCTCCAATATGCCATGCTTGTTTAGCAATAATATAGTGTTTTTTTAAAGCAATTTCAAAAATATTTTGGTCTGGTTTAGCAAATCCTACAGCAGAAGAAATTGTCAGACTAGTGAAAAACTGCTCTAGTTCAAGCAACTTTAGCACAGTAATTAAGCGGGTATCAAAATTAGAAATAACTCCCAATTGAATGCCTTGCTGCTGCCAAAGCTGCAAAGTAGGAATAACATCAGAAAATACATACCAAGGTTCTTTAGTGGCAAAATATAAATATATATCCTGAAAAAAGTCAGCAAAATTACTGAAATTTTCTAGTACACCAATCTGTGCCAATGCAATCTGAACTACATTTTTCCACCAAGCAAATTCTTGTTGCTTAATCGACTCTAATTCGGTAGTAGAAAATGCTAAAGGAGGAGCAGATTTAAAGCTTCTAAGAAAAGCACTATTAAGTAATTTAGCATCTACTTTTACTCCATGTTTGAGAGCGTATTCTTGATATATTTCGCCAACGCTGCTTTTGAGATCGAACAATGTTCCCATCGCATCTAAAAAGATTACGTTCGGTAAATTTTGGGCTGAGGATGAGAGTGTCATAGGCAAAGATTGATTTGGCTAAGGAATGAGAATTGAATACAATTCAAAATTTAAATTTGGTGCGTTACGCTTACGCTAACAACACCCTACTTATACATAGTCTGTAAATTGTTTGGTTGACGATTCTATGAGTAATTAATTTAGATAGGCTTGAACTTGTTGCTGTATTTCTTGAGTTAGATTATTAATTACTTGTTGGCGAGAAGAATCACTGTTTATATTTTGATAATATTTTTTAAGGTTAATTGGTGTAGCAGTTTTAACCACTGCCTGACGTAATCCTTTAGGTTTAGGTCTATCTATATTGAATACTTCTCTCTCCAGACGATCTAAAGTAGCAAAAAACCTTTCTGGGGTAGGATTATCTGCTACGTAACCATCATAGATTGCATCAAAATTAAGCAAGCGAACAGTAGTTTGATAAAGATGTTCGTAATTTATCTGAGATTGTTTGGCTGTAGTATTATCTAAAGATCTTAAAATTGCCTGAACCTTATAAATCCTTTCTCGATTGGGTAGCTCAGTTGCAGGTGTAATATCTAGTTTCTCTTCGCAATAGTCTAATAAGTGCTTTCTTAGATACTCAATGCGTTGATTCCAATCTGTTAAATCGAGAGTTACATTATATTCAGCTTCTAAATTAGCTAGTACTTGAGCAGATATAGCT
This DNA window, taken from Pleurocapsa sp. FMAR1, encodes the following:
- a CDS encoding alpha-mannosidase, producing the protein MSDNFVPTIEQFIVQLRQLIQLEVQHNWRDITLLSIVNIGNNLAKVNLQECKTAAVNEQGYIVFAKGKQIKWLAQQIIIPPRLQGYPIPGLSLRLVLTWWAEDAQIFINGKLVQQGDLFDSSARVLITNYAQPGQEYLVTIRLISPNHDIGALMRSHLLYEKLDTPENIDPGLIADEVTVLYKYLAQFEPEHLDVLATALDKFNWDNLENGDKFGDDLAELRSSLLPLGRNIKQRRFNLLGHAHLDMAWLWTTDETYEVAERTFKSVLSLQQEFPALTFGHTSPALYQWLEINRPQLFAEIQDAVRLNKWEVLGGMWVEPETNLVSGESLIRQLLYGQQYYQEKFGKITKVAWLPDSFGFTWQLPQIFKQCGIEYFVTGKLHWNDTNKFPLGCFWWESPDGTRLLTLMSPPNVTGVMDTNPITMTDYALDWETQTGLQDIFWLPGVGDHGGGPTRDMLEVAQKWDNSPFFPKIEFSTAIDYFAKISADNSSADNFPVWNDELYLELHRGCYTVHADQKKYNRYCERLLYQAELWSTLATLLCKDRFVDQPLFSIMNRIIGKEGLCQGDWQQLIEIAWKKVLFNQFHDILPGTSIPEVFTEANQDWSDAIAIGKNILHNALGAIASSIKLPTPPQADAQPLVVFNSLNWKRSQVVTIEGSKSRVYDCEGDVVRSQLIKDNQLVFLAKNIPSIGYRLFWLCSNHNSLTSKALEQQNYVLENQYLQVVVNPDTGNLDSIYDRINNKEILRDSGNVIQAFEDRGQYWDAWNIDPEYEQKQLSTTELESIAWINVELIKGIRVVKKLNNSKFIQDYILEPDSSILKINNTVDWQETHVMVKIAFPLNIKSNYVTYEIPCGAIKRTTQPQTAEEKAKWEVSALNWADLTDNDGKYGVSLLNDCKYGYDAKPDLLRLTLLRSSVWPDPQSDKGTHHFTYAIYPHVNDWKKAKTVQKGYELNTPLQTIIPAQNSLNNQQNNQLSPSQELLNLSADNLVLMAFKLGIDRQPIMRCYEAHGEKTKLTFKNNIDLQIDSFINCLEEKQDINSIHNYKIQPYQIVSLKFRV
- a CDS encoding glycosyltransferase family 4 protein translates to MRKISKLWSKKTKKLFAEAFRNTTKTSKLVSRKFNLLIITQFYPPDYAATGQLIEELAKHLGEKNVRVKVFTGQPGYAFEKKQASNLEIKDNVQIQRTRITKIWSQRIRGKTLNGLIFTFRSALYLLKNARQNDVILLTTAPPFLLVIGYLANLLFKIDYVCLVYDLYPDAVIELKIISEISFIAKLWNKVNAIVWGKSKKVVVLSETMKKRIVAKHPSLAEKVSIVHNWADADWIKPLAKQNNWFAGQHKINEKFTVLYSGNLGLCHDLDTILGAIKLLKDQPVQFVFIGAGTKHEICRQTVAELNLNNCIFLPYQDRTNLPYSLTACDLALVTIAPGLEGVVAPSKVYGIMAAGKAIAAICEPHSYLRELIDNANCGAYFNNNHSKDLANFIMKLADDSALAAQMGHAGRVYMKQNFIPQIIAQQYCDLLNINVSSERINVNQKHEKADRNIRVT
- a CDS encoding ribonuclease III domain-containing protein, whose product is MSDNWQASQVENKIGINFKYDQTLRLALIHPSYAKQLNEPEINNQRLEYLGETILNLVVVDYLFWNFSHFQVGKLKALRDKIIETDRLTTLWYDLQLGEAYPFLALAEERHRLRVKQNNPFEKGFKALIGAIFIDRGFSQTRNWLHKRLIVPMLKKYLKPELEHSATDKHLQFLGEALLQAVAVDYLYHHILQANPTKLKPLTKKITSKDSQNKYLKQISESDWSKIVPEKDKPKSFKDLLAAMYLYLDRENSKSSFRKTSSFFAEKCLEDDEIMETAIALLLKDGKPQKWIIHQVMGYPSNRYNEGREKFYRLTGQSAESN
- a CDS encoding Hpt domain-containing protein, which gives rise to MDTANQQRILGYFIEEAKEHLQTLEQGILQLAKSVKDAETVNEMFRAAHSVKGGAAMLGYTSIQKTAHRLEDSFKILKDNPVDVDQKLETLFLNGYDHLQDLIERLENSADFSDRDAVEILKQAESNFALLDQYLQQLLLGSSAENADVSQKVTTILKQMLLLFKQPDSPESRQKLHIACKKLGEIAPNEANWQKLVSTTQTAITNKKYPYNTIAQVVIKEIKQAGDYLNSGQTNKLVPSRNLQQLAASAGGTAGAVVGTVSIPKDPQGAALALLKTFNKQQIMQIFQIIKSRI
- a CDS encoding HAD-IA family hydrolase → MTLSSSAQNLPNVIFLDAMGTLFDLKSSVGEIYQEYALKHGVKVDAKLLNSAFLRSFKSAPPLAFSTTELESIKQQEFAWWKNVVQIALAQIGVLENFSNFADFFQDIYLYFATKEPWYVFSDVIPTLQLWQQQGIQLGVISNFDTRLITVLKLLELEQFFTSLTISSAVGFAKPDQNIFEIALKKHYIIAKQAWHIGDSLIEDYQGAKNAGISSFWLNRDSSSLDIEDQLPNLSSLG